A genomic window from Gossypium hirsutum isolate 1008001.06 chromosome D12, Gossypium_hirsutum_v2.1, whole genome shotgun sequence includes:
- the LOC107944134 gene encoding uncharacterized protein — translation MVFECHNYSKSKKVKLVAIEFSDYAMIWWDQLTTSRRRNGERPISTWTEMKAVMRKRFIPSYYYRELYQKLQNLTQGNRSVEDYFKEMEIAMIRANVDEDREATMARFLARLNHDIANVVELQHYVDIVDMVHVAIKVEKQLKRKSSSRTFPSTNNLQRWNQGTGKKEFSNRTKDHPLSSKVSKPVGETSKGKEVAIPNRSREIKCFKCLGRGHIASQCPNRTNMIVWANGEIESEEEDDEEPDEMAEKEEEDELEYAVDGEILVIKRSLGLQIVENEQQMENIFHTRCHVQGKVCSLIVDGGSCTNVASTLMVEKLGLPTTKHPQPYKLQWHNDGGELKEFEDVFPEHIPNGLPPIRGIEHQIDFIPGASIPNRPAYRTNPEETKELQKQVNELMEMGYIRESLSPCTVPVLLSGARLFSKIDLKSGYHQIWMREGDEWKTAFKTKHGLYEWLVMPFGLTNAPSTFMRLMNHVPHSFIEKFCVVYFDDILIYSKSLDDHLLHLKSVLDVLRKESLFANLKKCTFCTNKVIFLGFVVSSEGLEVDQEKVKAIREWSRPTSISQVRSFHELASFYRRFVPNFSTLAAPLTSVIKKSSAFYWNEEQEKSFIAIKSCLTNAPLLVLPGFAKMFEVVMHQVSELEPF, via the exons ATGGTCTTCGAGTGTCACAATTACTCGAAGAGCAAAAAGGTAAAATTGGTGGCAATCGAGTTCTCCGATTACgcaatgatatggtgggatcaacttaCCACAAGTCGAAGAAGGAACGGGGAGCGGCCCATCTCAACTTGGACCGAAATGAAGGCAGTAATGCGTAAGAGATTTATACCTTCTTATTATTATCGTGAACTTTATCAAAAGTTGCAGAATCTTACGCAAGGAAATCGAAGCGTGGAGGACTACTTTAAAGAAATGGAGATCGCCATGATACGTGCAAACGTGGATGAAGATCGTGAAGCAACCATGGCTCGATTTTTGGCCAGACTTAATCATGACATAGCCAATGTGGTGGAGCTTCAACACTACGTTGACATTGTTGATATGGTGCATGTTGCTATCAAAGTTGAAaagcaattaaaaagaaaaagttctaGCCGAACCTTTCCTAGCACCAACAATCTTCAAAGGTGGAACCAAGGCACGGGTAAGAAAGAATTCTCTAATCGCACTAAAGATCACCCTTTGTCTTCTAAGGTGAGTAAACCTGTTGGTGaaacaagcaaaggcaaagaagtTGCTATACCGAATCGATCACGAGAAATAAAGTGTTTTAAGTGCTTAGGGAGGGGCCACATTGCGAGTCAATGCCCTAACCGAACCAACATGATTGTGTGGGCTAATGGAGAAATTGAATCGGAAGAAGAAGATGACGAAGAACCCGATGAAATGGCCGAAAAGGAGGAAGAGGATGAACTTGAATACGCCGTTGATGGCGAAATTCTCGTTATTAAACGAAGCCTTGGTCTTCAAATTGTTGAAAATGAACAACAAATGGAGAACATTTTTCATACACGTTGCCATGTGCAAGGCAAGGTGTGTAGCTTGATCGTGGATGgcggaagttgtacaaatgtggccaGCACTTTAATGGTTGAAAAACTCGGCTTGCCAACAACTAAGCACCCTCAACCTTACAAACTTCAATGGCATAATGATGGAGGGGAGTTGAAG GAATTCGAGGACGTGTTTCCGGAACACATTCCTAATGGGTTACCGCCCATTCGAggaatagaacatcaaattgatttCATCCCCGGAGCCTCTATTCCCAATCGTCCAGCTTATCGTACAAATCCCGAAGAGACCAAAGAATTGCAAAAACAAGTCAATGAACTTATGGAGATGGGATATATACGAGAAAGTCTTAGTCCATGCACCGTTCCGGTTTTATTG AGTGGTGCTCGATTGTTTTCTAAAATTGATCTAAAGAGCGGATACCACCAAATTTGGATGCGTGAAGGGGACGAGtggaaaactgcttttaagacgAAGCATGGGCTCTACGAGTGGCTGGTTATGCCATTCGGGCTTACCAATGCGCCCAGCACTTTCATGCGCTTAATGAACCATGTTCCTCATTCTTTTATCGAAAAATTTTGCGTTGTCTATTTTGATGATATACTTATCTATAGCAAATCCTTAGATGACCATTTGTtgcatttaaaatctgttttggatGTGCTTAGAAAAGAATCTTTGTTTGCTAATCTTAAGAAATGTACTTTTTGTACTAACAAGGTTATTTTCTTAGGATTCGTGGTCAGCTCGGAAGGACTGGAGGTTGATCAAGAAAAGGTGAAAGCCATTCGAGAGTGGTCTAGACCCACAAGCATTAGCCAAGTGAGGAGCTTCCACGAATTGGCAAGCTTCTATCGACGATTTGTTCCAAATTTTAGCACCTTGGCAGCACCTTTAACTAGTGTGATCAAAAAGTCTTCTGCTTTCTATTGGaatgaggaacaagaaaaatctttTATTGCCATTAAATcatgtttaactaatgctccattACTTGTGTTGCCTGGTTTTGCTAAAATGTTTGAAGTTGTGATGCATCAGGTGTCGGAATTGGAGCCGTTTTAA